One genomic region from Oncorhynchus keta strain PuntledgeMale-10-30-2019 chromosome 33, Oket_V2, whole genome shotgun sequence encodes:
- the LOC118376706 gene encoding uncharacterized protein LOC118376706 isoform X1, with product MGILKFFMGNSHSGSDMSVIVREGRVKAWRVTSSITYYCTSDTPAPSPPTSSLSSHLDSPLPSPPYSLSAPFISDMPSHPTVSSTLTPSFSDVPTLSPSSPRPLLLLFPWLGARPGAMAKYRDLYLERGLDILSVESTVWHFLWPRWGLEYGAEVLEVLGDPHFKGRPLLVHAFSIGGYTFTQLLSQMVREPHKYPGLAQRVVGHVYDSMGVGSLEHMAKGLGLTLFPHIEPLVRCTALLYFWLFKSQTVYYYDKSLQVFYNNPVTSPALFFFSENDALCDPVAMDAIIYIWRKRGIAVETGKWKESVHAAHLRCHPEEYLSTLEKFMISLNIAPLREKM from the exons ATGGGGATACTCAAATTCTTCATGGG TAACTCCCACTCTGGGTCAGACATGTCTGTGATAGTGAGAGAGGGGCGGGTCAAAGCCTGGAGGGTCACCAGTAGCATCACCTACTACTGCACCAGCGAtacccctgccccctctcctcccacctcctccttaTCCTCCCATCTAgactctcctcttccctccccccccTACTCCCTCTCCGCCCCCTTTATCTCAGACATGCCCTCTCACCCCACTGTTTCCTCAACTCTCACCCCTTCATTTTCGGATGTAccaaccctctctccatcctccccccgtCCCCTCCTCCTGCTTTTCCCGTGGCTGGGCGCCCGACCGGGGGCCATGGCGAAGTACCGGGACCTCTACCTGGAACGCGGCCTGGACATCCTATCTGTGGAGAGCACAGTGTGGCACTTCCTGTGGCCTCGCTGGGGGCTGGAGTATGGGGCTGAGGTCCTGGAGGTCCTGGGAGACCCGCATTTCAAAGGTCGCCCCCTTCTGGTCCACGCCTTCTCCATCGGCGGGTACACCTTCACCCAGCTGCTCAGCCAGATGGTCAGGGAGCCACACAAGTACCCAGGCCTGGCCCAACGGGTCGTAGGACATGTCTATGACAGCATGGGGGTCGGATCGCTGGAGCATATGGCTAAag GCCTGGGTCTGACCCTGTTCCCTCATATTGAGCCCCTGGTGCGATGCACTGCTCTGCTCTACTTCTGGCTCTTCAAGTCCCAGACGGTGTACTACTACGACAAGTCACTCCAGGTCTTCTACAACAACCCCGTCACCTCCCCGGcgctcttcttcttctctgagaACGACGCGCTGTGCGACCCCGTCGCCATGGATGCGATCATCTATATCTGGAGGAAGCGGGGCATTGCTGTGGAAACCGGGAAGTGGAAGGAGTCTGTGCACGCTGCTCATCTACGCTGTCACCCGGAGGAGTACCTCTCCACGTTGGAAAAATTTATGATCTCGCTCAACATCGCCCCCCTCAGGGAGAAGATGTAA
- the LOC118376706 gene encoding uncharacterized protein LOC118376706 isoform X2 — protein sequence MSVIVREGRVKAWRVTSSITYYCTSDTPAPSPPTSSLSSHLDSPLPSPPYSLSAPFISDMPSHPTVSSTLTPSFSDVPTLSPSSPRPLLLLFPWLGARPGAMAKYRDLYLERGLDILSVESTVWHFLWPRWGLEYGAEVLEVLGDPHFKGRPLLVHAFSIGGYTFTQLLSQMVREPHKYPGLAQRVVGHVYDSMGVGSLEHMAKGLGLTLFPHIEPLVRCTALLYFWLFKSQTVYYYDKSLQVFYNNPVTSPALFFFSENDALCDPVAMDAIIYIWRKRGIAVETGKWKESVHAAHLRCHPEEYLSTLEKFMISLNIAPLREKM from the exons ATGTCTGTGATAGTGAGAGAGGGGCGGGTCAAAGCCTGGAGGGTCACCAGTAGCATCACCTACTACTGCACCAGCGAtacccctgccccctctcctcccacctcctccttaTCCTCCCATCTAgactctcctcttccctccccccccTACTCCCTCTCCGCCCCCTTTATCTCAGACATGCCCTCTCACCCCACTGTTTCCTCAACTCTCACCCCTTCATTTTCGGATGTAccaaccctctctccatcctccccccgtCCCCTCCTCCTGCTTTTCCCGTGGCTGGGCGCCCGACCGGGGGCCATGGCGAAGTACCGGGACCTCTACCTGGAACGCGGCCTGGACATCCTATCTGTGGAGAGCACAGTGTGGCACTTCCTGTGGCCTCGCTGGGGGCTGGAGTATGGGGCTGAGGTCCTGGAGGTCCTGGGAGACCCGCATTTCAAAGGTCGCCCCCTTCTGGTCCACGCCTTCTCCATCGGCGGGTACACCTTCACCCAGCTGCTCAGCCAGATGGTCAGGGAGCCACACAAGTACCCAGGCCTGGCCCAACGGGTCGTAGGACATGTCTATGACAGCATGGGGGTCGGATCGCTGGAGCATATGGCTAAag GCCTGGGTCTGACCCTGTTCCCTCATATTGAGCCCCTGGTGCGATGCACTGCTCTGCTCTACTTCTGGCTCTTCAAGTCCCAGACGGTGTACTACTACGACAAGTCACTCCAGGTCTTCTACAACAACCCCGTCACCTCCCCGGcgctcttcttcttctctgagaACGACGCGCTGTGCGACCCCGTCGCCATGGATGCGATCATCTATATCTGGAGGAAGCGGGGCATTGCTGTGGAAACCGGGAAGTGGAAGGAGTCTGTGCACGCTGCTCATCTACGCTGTCACCCGGAGGAGTACCTCTCCACGTTGGAAAAATTTATGATCTCGCTCAACATCGCCCCCCTCAGGGAGAAGATGTAA